AGTTGGCACCACGGCAAGGAGCTGCCCGGGACCATGCGCCAAGCCCGCAACCTTTTGCAAACCATGAAAACAGTGCGCCAAACGCATCCCGGCGGCAATGCGCACATCTGCTTGTGGACCGAACCGAGCGTCTGTCCGGCGTGTTTTCGGGCCGCTGGCCTGGCCCGCCAGGTCAAGCGGGTCCTGGTCCAGGTGGATCCTGACGCGCCCTGTCCTCACGAGTGCCCCACGGGGGCCGGCCTGTCCGCCCCGGTGGCCTGGATGCTCCCGCCGGCAGAGGCCTCGTCATGCACCGCCCGGTTGCGGCCGCGACTCGAGGCTGAGTCCGAGCAGATCACGCTGTTGCCCTGGGGCAACGATGCCAGTGCCCCCCGCCGCCTGGACGCGGCCATCACCTGGTTGACTCACTCGGATCAGGATTCGTCAGGCACCTCATGACAAACGATTGCAAGACCACCGCCTTCCGCAACCGTATCCGCCATGCTCAGCATAGAAAAAGGGGTTGGAGCCAAACTGGCTCCAACCCCTTGTGGTCGTTGTGGCGGAGAGGGAGGGATTCGAACCCCCGGACGGGTCGCCCCGTCTGCGGTTTTCAAGACCGCCGCCTTTAGCCGGACTCGGCCACCTCTCCGTGAAGAGCTTGTGCTTAGCGTAAATAGGCTCTCCTGACAAGGGTGCCTGCGCAGGAGTCAGGCACGAAAGACAGGCCGAGATGGCCTCCCTCAAGCGAGGTCATCGCGATTGCAAGCCGGAATCACGGACTCTTCCCCCCGAGACCCACAGGACGTGATCGGTCCCGGCAAAACAATCGGCCTCAGCGTGGGCGCTGTACACGACTGCGACGTTGCGGGCGATATGCTCCTGGACCACCTCGCGGCAGACAGCCCGCCCCCAGGCATCCAAGGCCGTGAAAGGCTCGTCCAGAACGAGCAGGGACGGGGCTCCGGCCAAGGCCCTGGTCAGAAGAACCCTTTGCTGTTGGCCTGAGGACAAATGCGCAAACGGTCGCTCCTCGAGTCCCTGCAAGCCGAAGCGGCACCACAACTGCCGGGTTTCTCCCGCGTTGTGCCCGGCAATAGCGCCGGCTGGGAGGTTGCGGACAAACAGCTCGATCCGTTGATCGGGAAAAACCGCTCGGATTCGGGTCTCGCGTCTGGCCCTGTCGCTTTGGGCCGGCAAACAGGGGTATTCTCGCCCCTGCCCGGCATATGGCGGGGCGTCGCCGCTGACAAGTCGCAGCAATGTCGTCTTGCCGGCGCCGTTGGGTCCTCGCACCGCCCAGACCGTGCCCGCCCGGATGGCCAAAGAGACGGGTCCCAGCAGATCCCTGCCCTCGTGCCGGACCCGGGCCCCGCTCAAGCGGACCAGCACACGGGAATTCGTCGGCTCCCCCGTCGTTGCCCCAGCAGATGCACCCGGTTTTGCTGCAGCCCCTTGTTCGGCAGTCTGTCGCATCGGGCCAGCGATGATGCGCCCCTGATCCAGGGTGATTGTCCGCCCGATCCATTCCGGACAAGCCCATGGCTGCGGTGTGGCCAATAACGCATGGGCCCCCAGTTGCACCGCCGTGTGCAGGGCCTGCCAGAACAGATCCCGCGATGGCCCATCAAGACCCGAGGTGCATTCGTCCAGGAACAAAAATCGCGGCCCACCGCTCATGGCTCTGGCCAGAAGGACCTGCCACTGCTGCCCCTGCGAAAGTCCGGCAAATGAACGCTCGGCCAACTCCTGCAGCCCGAACCTCTCCAGGGTGGTCCAGACCTGCATTGCGTCGGCCTCAGACAAAGGGACGTATACAAACGGGGTGTTCGTGAGCCCGGTGGCAACCACTTCCCAGACCGTGACCCGGGCCTGTCGTCCCTGGTAGGCGAGTTGCTGCCCCGGAGCCACCCAGGCGCCGTGGTGTCGCACCGGAAGCGGACTCGTTGTCCTGCGGCCCTGGAGGATATATTCCCGGCACGCCGGATCGGTCGGCCAGACAAGGCCGGCGCACAATCGCAAAAACGTCGATTTGCCCGCGGCATTGGCTCCGGTAACCACGACATGTTCGCCGGGATACAGGGCACAATCCAGACCGGTGAGCACGGTCGTGCTGCCCAGACGGACCCGGGCTCCGGCCAGGCGCAACCATGGACGGCACTGATCACTCTTCTGCACTTGTGTAGCCCTTTTTCTCCAAGCAGCGCTCAACGAGCTGCGGCATCGTCCGAAATCGGCCCCAAACACAAAATCCCGGCCTGCACCAGACCGGGATTTTGAGCAAATATGGCGGAGAGGGAGGGATTTGAACCCTCGAACGGGGGTTAACCCGTTACTCGCTTAGCAGGCGAGCGCCTTCAGCCAACTCGGCCACCTCTCCGCAAGAAGGAGTAGTGTGTAGCTGTCTCCCGGCCTGAAGTCAACCCGTTTTGCCACCGCCCGGCACACGGGCACATCCTTTGACAGCCGGATATTTTCGCGGCTATTGTTGGAGTTTACACCTGAATCCGCGCATGAAGGCGATCCTTTCCCCTGGTTCTGAAGCCTTGATCCCGGCCTGGACGCTGCCCGCACCGGCTGGGAGGCGGTGACCCCTGGCGGCTCCGCGCCTGATTCCGGAACTCACGCCCTGGAATCCAGAGGCGGGAGGCACCACCGGCGAACAGGAGTCTGCACCCCCAAACGTTTTTTTTCCAGGTCGGGGCGCCATTTCAGAACCGGACTACCGGAGCCGGGTTTTATTCCAAGAAGGAGTCGTTTATGCACCAATTCCCACGCATGGACCGTTTGCCTCCCTATGTCTTCGCCGTGGTCAACGAACTCAAGATGCAGCTGCGGCGTCAGGGGGACGACATTATCGATTTGGGCATGGGGAACCCGGATCTGGCCACCCCACAGCACATCGTGGACAAAATGTGCGAATCCGCCCAGAAATGCGTCAACCACCGCTATTCCGCATCCCGGGGCATCCCCAACCTGCGCCGGGCTATTTCGGACTGGTACGCCAGACGCTACGACGTGCATATCGACCCGGACAGCGAAACCGTGGTCACGATGGGCGCCAAAGAGGGACTCTCCCACTTGGCCCTGGTCATGCTCAGCCCCGGTGATGTCGTCTTTGCTCCGGACCCGACCTATCCCATCCACACCTACGCATCCATCATCGCCGGGGCGGACGTCCGCCGCATCCCCATCGCCAAGGACCGCGACTTTTTCAACGATCTGCTCATGGCCACCAAGCAGACCTGGCCGCAGCCGAAACTGCTGATCATTTCCTACCCCCACAACCCGACGACAGCGGTGGTGGACAAGGCCTTTTTCCAGAAAATCGTGGATTTCGCCAAAGAACACAATATGTACGTCATCCACGACCTGGCTTACGCCGACCTCGCCTTTGACGGGTACCGGCCCCCGAGTTTTCTCGAAGCCGAGGGGGCCAAGGATGTCGGCGTGGAATTCTTTTCCATGTCCAAAAGTTACTCCATGGCGGGCTGGCGCGTTGGATTCTGCAGCGGCAACAAAGAAATGGTCCATGCTCTGACCCGGATCAAAAGTTATCTGGACTACGGTATCTTCCAGCCGATCCAGATCGCCTCGATCATCGCCCTGAATGAAGACCAGCAATGCGTTCAGGAAATCAACGACGTCTACCGCGAACGGCGCGACACCCTGGTCAACGGACTCAACCGCATCGGATGGAAAGTCGAACCGCCGCAGGCGACCATGTTCCTCTGGGCCCAGATACCCGAGCAATTCCGGTCCATGGGCTCGGTGGAATTCGCCAAACTCCTGCTCAGAGAGGCCAAGGTCGCTGTTTCACCCGGACTCGGATTCGGTCACTACGGCGACCAGCACGTCCGCTTCGCCCTTATTGAGAATCAACATCGGACCAAACAGGCCATTCGCGGTTTGAAAAAAGTTATCGGGGGATAAATGGCACACGACATGGTCAAACTGGGATTGGCCGGCTACGGTA
The sequence above is drawn from the Desulfohalobium retbaense DSM 5692 genome and encodes:
- a CDS encoding ATP-binding cassette domain-containing protein; this translates as MQKSDQCRPWLRLAGARVRLGSTTVLTGLDCALYPGEHVVVTGANAAGKSTFLRLCAGLVWPTDPACREYILQGRRTTSPLPVRHHGAWVAPGQQLAYQGRQARVTVWEVVATGLTNTPFVYVPLSEADAMQVWTTLERFGLQELAERSFAGLSQGQQWQVLLARAMSGGPRFLFLDECTSGLDGPSRDLFWQALHTAVQLGAHALLATPQPWACPEWIGRTITLDQGRIIAGPMRQTAEQGAAAKPGASAGATTGEPTNSRVLVRLSGARVRHEGRDLLGPVSLAIRAGTVWAVRGPNGAGKTTLLRLVSGDAPPYAGQGREYPCLPAQSDRARRETRIRAVFPDQRIELFVRNLPAGAIAGHNAGETRQLWCRFGLQGLEERPFAHLSSGQQQRVLLTRALAGAPSLLVLDEPFTALDAWGRAVCREVVQEHIARNVAVVYSAHAEADCFAGTDHVLWVSGGRVRDSGLQSR
- a CDS encoding aminotransferase class I/II-fold pyridoxal phosphate-dependent enzyme is translated as MHQFPRMDRLPPYVFAVVNELKMQLRRQGDDIIDLGMGNPDLATPQHIVDKMCESAQKCVNHRYSASRGIPNLRRAISDWYARRYDVHIDPDSETVVTMGAKEGLSHLALVMLSPGDVVFAPDPTYPIHTYASIIAGADVRRIPIAKDRDFFNDLLMATKQTWPQPKLLIISYPHNPTTAVVDKAFFQKIVDFAKEHNMYVIHDLAYADLAFDGYRPPSFLEAEGAKDVGVEFFSMSKSYSMAGWRVGFCSGNKEMVHALTRIKSYLDYGIFQPIQIASIIALNEDQQCVQEINDVYRERRDTLVNGLNRIGWKVEPPQATMFLWAQIPEQFRSMGSVEFAKLLLREAKVAVSPGLGFGHYGDQHVRFALIENQHRTKQAIRGLKKVIGG